The following coding sequences lie in one Bacteroidales bacterium genomic window:
- the dacB gene encoding D-alanyl-D-alanine carboxypeptidase/D-alanyl-D-alanine-endopeptidase has product MLYILRKNKWIASICFFIIAILFSKALFSQLNEVAAEIKALDSEIELLKKDACLKNSSWSICVTEISANTLIAGFNYNIVLEPASVMKIVSTSATLSILGGSYRFKTRLEYSGDIDTAGTLHGNLYITGGGDPTIGSQRFNNNVSADSVFAKFYKAMQTNNIKQVKGNIIADASVFEDNPASYSWLWEDIGNYYASGAYGLNIFENSYRLYFNAGNAVGEKATLTECNPEMKNISFINHVTTGAANSGDNVVIFGGPYTNERLLEGTVPLGKKHFDVDGSIPDPPEFFAELFYEYLSDKGVRCNGYNTLRKLNWSEKHDSSQRKTLSEHFSPELSEIVIPTNIKSINLFSEAMLKMAGKLKKGTGSSDAGIEAIKDFLNSKKIDLKGFNMEDACGLSRKNKISTRQLCNILRAVKNENSFNAFYASLPVAGKSGGMAAMLKSTTAENNLRAKTGNMDKIKSYAGYVNNASGKELAFAIIFNNYTCSNAEIKQKAEKLMLLISQTK; this is encoded by the coding sequence ATGCTGTACATTTTACGAAAAAACAAATGGATTGCCAGTATCTGTTTTTTTATAATAGCTATTTTATTTTCAAAGGCTCTGTTTTCACAGCTAAATGAAGTTGCTGCTGAAATTAAGGCACTTGACAGTGAAATTGAGCTATTAAAAAAAGATGCCTGCCTAAAAAATTCAAGCTGGAGTATATGTGTAACAGAAATTTCCGCCAACACCCTGATAGCTGGTTTTAATTATAATATTGTGCTTGAGCCCGCTTCTGTGATGAAAATTGTTTCAACTTCGGCAACCCTTTCCATATTAGGTGGCTCATACCGCTTTAAAACCAGGCTGGAATATTCGGGAGATATAGATACTGCAGGAACTTTGCACGGCAACCTATACATCACCGGCGGTGGCGACCCTACTATAGGCTCTCAGCGTTTTAATAATAATGTATCTGCCGACAGTGTGTTTGCAAAGTTTTACAAGGCAATGCAAACAAATAACATCAAACAGGTAAAAGGAAACATCATTGCCGACGCGTCCGTTTTCGAAGACAACCCCGCCTCATACAGCTGGTTGTGGGAGGATATAGGAAATTATTATGCATCAGGGGCTTACGGGCTAAATATTTTTGAAAACAGCTACCGCCTGTATTTTAATGCAGGAAATGCCGTGGGTGAAAAGGCCACCCTTACCGAATGTAACCCTGAAATGAAAAATATCAGTTTTATCAATCATGTTACGACAGGGGCAGCAAACAGCGGTGATAATGTGGTAATTTTCGGCGGACCATACACCAACGAGCGTCTACTGGAAGGCACGGTGCCCCTTGGAAAAAAACATTTTGATGTGGATGGCTCCATACCTGACCCGCCAGAGTTTTTTGCCGAATTGTTTTATGAATACCTTTCTGATAAGGGTGTGAGATGCAACGGATACAATACACTGCGTAAGTTAAACTGGTCAGAAAAACATGACAGTTCTCAACGCAAAACACTTTCGGAACATTTTTCGCCTGAACTGAGTGAAATAGTCATTCCTACTAATATTAAAAGTATAAATCTGTTTTCGGAGGCCATGTTAAAAATGGCAGGGAAACTGAAAAAAGGAACGGGCAGCAGCGATGCTGGCATCGAAGCCATAAAAGATTTTTTAAATTCAAAAAAGATTGACCTCAAAGGTTTTAATATGGAAGATGCCTGCGGCCTGTCGCGAAAAAATAAAATAAGTACCAGACAATTATGTAATATTCTCCGAGCCGTTAAGAATGAAAATAGTTTTAACGCTTTTTATGCATCACTGCCTGTTGCCGGGAAATCCGGAGGTATGGCTGCCATGCTGAAAAGCACAACAGCGGAAAATAATCTGCGGGCGAAAACAGGGAATATGGATAAAATAAAGTCTTATGCGGGTTATGTTAATAATGCTTCCGGAAAAGAACTTGCTTTTGCAATAATTTTCAATAACTACACCTGTTCCAACGCTGAAATAAAACAAAAAGCAGAAAAACTCATGCTGCTGATAAGCCAGACAAAATAA
- the htpG gene encoding molecular chaperone HtpG, giving the protein MQKGKINVQTENIFPIIKKFLYSDHDIFLRELISNAVDATQKLKVLSSLGKYKDELGDLTIQVKVDEKKKTLSVIDRGIGMTAEELDKYINQIAFSSAEEFVKTYMGKSETDQKALIGHFGLGFYSAFMVSKKVEIRTKTYQDEGDTKAMKWVCDGSPEYTMTEIKNQPRGTEIILYLSEDSEEYAQESRVLEILKKYCKFLPVSIQFGMQKTWEKVEGEKDKDGNDKSVEVENPRIINNVSPAWTKKPADLKEEDYNSFYHELYPMNFEEPMFYIHLNVDYPFKLTGILYFPKVKRNFEVQRDKIQLYCNQVFVTDSVEGIVPDFLTLLHGVLDSPDIPLNVSRSYLQSDPNVKKISSHIMKKVADKLEELFKNKREDFEKKWDDLKIFIIYGMVTDEKFYERAEKFFLFKNTKDKYFTIEEYKKHIEPLQTDKDKKLVYLYASDKEEQHGFISAAYERGYDVLVMDSPLDMHFVNMIEHKMDNSSFARVDSDTLDKLVKKEEAAISKINEDEKNKLKEIIERNIPKEKFQVVFESLQSDDMPFTIVQPEFLRRMKDMAAIGSSMPFMSNYPEMYNLVVNTNNDFMLKILNEAEESKQNDLIKQFFDLAKLAQNLLKGEDLTGFIKRSISLIV; this is encoded by the coding sequence ATGCAAAAAGGAAAGATAAATGTTCAGACCGAAAACATTTTCCCCATTATTAAAAAGTTCCTGTATTCCGACCACGACATTTTTCTTAGGGAGCTGATTTCTAATGCCGTTGATGCTACTCAAAAGCTTAAAGTTCTTTCATCGCTTGGAAAATACAAAGATGAATTAGGTGACCTTACCATACAGGTAAAAGTTGATGAAAAGAAAAAAACACTGAGTGTGATTGACCGCGGAATAGGGATGACAGCAGAAGAGCTTGATAAATATATAAACCAGATAGCGTTTTCGAGTGCCGAGGAATTTGTGAAAACCTATATGGGTAAAAGCGAAACCGACCAGAAAGCTCTGATAGGCCATTTTGGGCTGGGTTTTTATTCTGCTTTTATGGTTTCAAAGAAAGTGGAAATTCGCACAAAAACATATCAGGATGAAGGCGACACTAAAGCCATGAAATGGGTGTGCGATGGCAGCCCGGAATACACAATGACGGAAATAAAGAATCAGCCGCGCGGAACAGAGATTATTCTATATCTTTCCGAAGACTCGGAAGAATACGCACAGGAATCGCGTGTGCTTGAGATTTTAAAGAAATACTGTAAATTTCTTCCGGTTTCCATACAGTTTGGCATGCAAAAAACATGGGAAAAAGTTGAGGGAGAAAAGGATAAAGATGGCAACGATAAATCCGTGGAAGTCGAAAACCCGCGCATTATAAATAATGTAAGCCCTGCCTGGACCAAAAAACCTGCTGACCTGAAAGAAGAGGATTACAACAGCTTTTACCATGAACTCTACCCGATGAATTTTGAAGAGCCGATGTTTTATATTCATCTTAATGTGGATTATCCCTTTAAACTTACAGGAATTCTTTACTTTCCCAAGGTAAAACGCAACTTTGAAGTTCAGAGGGACAAGATACAGCTTTATTGTAATCAGGTTTTTGTTACCGATTCCGTCGAAGGCATAGTGCCAGATTTTCTAACACTGCTGCATGGCGTTCTTGACTCGCCCGATATTCCGTTGAATGTTTCCCGGTCCTATCTGCAAAGCGACCCCAATGTCAAGAAGATTTCATCACACATCATGAAAAAGGTGGCCGATAAACTGGAAGAGTTGTTTAAAAATAAGCGCGAAGATTTTGAAAAGAAATGGGATGACCTGAAAATATTTATTATTTACGGCATGGTAACGGATGAGAAGTTTTATGAACGCGCCGAAAAATTCTTCCTTTTTAAAAATACAAAAGATAAGTATTTTACGATAGAAGAGTATAAAAAACATATCGAACCTTTGCAGACTGATAAAGACAAAAAGCTTGTATATCTTTATGCTTCTGATAAAGAAGAACAGCATGGTTTTATCAGTGCGGCATACGAACGCGGTTATGATGTACTTGTGATGGACAGTCCGCTTGACATGCATTTTGTTAATATGATTGAACATAAGATGGACAATTCTTCTTTTGCCCGGGTTGACTCGGACACATTAGATAAATTAGTGAAAAAAGAAGAGGCCGCTATTTCGAAAATTAACGAAGATGAAAAAAACAAACTGAAAGAAATTATAGAACGTAATATTCCAAAAGAAAAATTTCAGGTTGTTTTTGAGTCCCTGCAATCCGATGATATGCCTTTTACTATTGTTCAGCCTGAATTTTTAAGACGCATGAAAGATATGGCAGCCATTGGAAGCAGTATGCCATTTATGAGCAACTATCCCGAAATGTACAATCTGGTTGTAAATACCAATAATGATTTTATGCTGAAAATTCTCAATGAAGCGGAAGAAAGCAAACAGAACGATTTAATAAAACAGTTTTTTGACCTGGCAAAACTGGCGCAGAACCTGCTGAAAGGCGAAGATCTGACGGGTTTTATAAAAAGGAGCATATCGCTGATAGTTTGA
- a CDS encoding alpha/beta hydrolase, with translation MFSFILKVDAQAVTDSSYHYTHQVSQGFGARILKCAAKLFLPKNSIPRKLAREDYVSDAAPIPKKIVKEFQIDTIKVQGRNVYTFAHKDKKAGKYVLFLHGGAYINNIFSQHWNFVAKIVRETHCTFIVPDYPLAPASNYSEAFAMLSAVYKSLLSRAGAENIIFMGDSAGGGLALAFAQQQKLEGNKLPEQLILLSPWLDVTMTNPEIKDIQKKDVTLRADNLILAGKTWAGTSDPADYLISPVYGSLQGLPRISIFIGTYDILIADCRKLKSMAVQQGVPMNYFEYPKMFHDWVMLVSLKESKQAMSQICSLITGS, from the coding sequence ATGTTTTCATTTATACTTAAAGTTGATGCCCAAGCGGTTACAGACTCATCTTACCACTACACTCATCAGGTTTCTCAAGGTTTTGGTGCACGCATTTTAAAATGTGCAGCAAAATTGTTTTTGCCAAAAAACAGCATCCCTCGGAAACTTGCCAGAGAGGACTATGTGTCTGATGCAGCGCCCATCCCCAAAAAAATAGTGAAAGAATTTCAGATTGACACAATAAAAGTTCAAGGACGCAATGTTTATACTTTTGCACACAAAGATAAAAAAGCGGGTAAATACGTTTTGTTTCTTCATGGAGGTGCGTATATTAATAATATTTTTAGCCAGCACTGGAATTTTGTTGCAAAGATTGTGCGTGAAACTCATTGTACTTTTATAGTACCCGATTATCCTCTGGCGCCTGCTTCCAATTACTCTGAGGCCTTTGCCATGCTCTCTGCCGTTTACAAAAGCTTGTTGTCCAGGGCAGGCGCTGAAAACATCATCTTTATGGGCGATTCAGCAGGTGGAGGACTTGCCCTTGCTTTTGCCCAACAACAAAAACTTGAAGGAAACAAACTGCCGGAACAGCTCATTCTTTTATCGCCATGGCTGGACGTAACAATGACAAACCCTGAAATTAAAGACATACAGAAGAAAGATGTTACCTTGCGAGCCGACAATTTAATATTGGCCGGCAAGACCTGGGCCGGCACATCCGACCCTGCTGATTATTTGATTAGCCCCGTTTACGGTTCATTGCAAGGCCTTCCCCGTATCAGCATATTTATTGGTACATACGATATATTAATTGCCGATTGCCGCAAGCTGAAATCCATGGCAGTGCAGCAGGGTGTTCCGATGAATTATTTTGAATATCCGAAAATGTTTCACGACTGGGTGATGCTTGTTTCTTTAAAGGAATCAAAACAAGCCATGTCTCAGATATGTTCATTGATTACGGGTAGTTGA
- the lpxD gene encoding UDP-3-O-(3-hydroxymyristoyl)glucosamine N-acyltransferase, protein MKFTAQQLAQVLKGTVEGNPEATVWKLAKIEESEEGSLIFLSNPAFTHYVYNSKASIVIVTKDFVPEQTVSATMIRVDSPYDAFSTLLEMYNQIKENKNGISAKASISPSAKIGKNCYIGDMAFIGENVEIGDNVKIYPLCYIGDNVKIKDNTTLYATVCIYSDNVIGSNCKLQSGVVIGAEGYGYIQQDDQSYKKIPQTGNVVIEDNVDIGPNTCIDRAMLGSTIIRKGCKINNLVMIAHNVDIGENTILVAQVGIAGSVKIGKNCMIGGQAGMVQHVNIADGVKIQAQSGINSSINTENAVVQGSPAFDINEYRRAYVHFRNLSKHIKRLDEMEKEIKELKEKLSAQQ, encoded by the coding sequence ATGAAATTTACCGCACAACAATTAGCTCAGGTTCTTAAAGGAACCGTGGAAGGCAATCCCGAAGCAACAGTTTGGAAACTTGCCAAGATAGAAGAAAGCGAAGAGGGCTCGCTGATATTTTTGTCAAACCCCGCTTTCACGCACTATGTTTACAACTCAAAGGCTAGCATTGTTATTGTCACAAAAGATTTTGTCCCTGAGCAAACTGTCAGCGCCACCATGATACGCGTGGACAGCCCTTATGATGCTTTCTCAACCTTGCTTGAAATGTATAACCAGATAAAAGAAAACAAAAATGGGATTTCTGCAAAGGCAAGTATTTCTCCCAGCGCAAAAATTGGCAAGAACTGTTACATTGGCGATATGGCTTTTATAGGAGAAAATGTAGAGATTGGTGATAACGTGAAAATTTATCCCCTCTGCTATATAGGCGATAATGTGAAGATTAAAGACAACACCACCCTGTATGCCACGGTTTGCATTTATTCCGATAATGTGATAGGCAGCAATTGCAAACTGCAGTCGGGTGTAGTAATAGGTGCTGAAGGTTACGGTTATATACAGCAGGACGACCAGTCGTACAAGAAGATTCCGCAAACAGGAAATGTGGTGATAGAAGACAATGTGGATATAGGTCCTAACACCTGTATAGACCGTGCCATGCTTGGGTCAACCATCATTCGCAAAGGGTGTAAAATCAACAATTTAGTGATGATTGCTCATAATGTGGACATCGGAGAAAATACCATACTTGTCGCTCAGGTGGGTATTGCAGGTTCTGTAAAAATCGGAAAAAATTGCATGATTGGCGGACAAGCTGGCATGGTGCAGCACGTTAACATTGCTGATGGTGTGAAGATACAGGCACAATCAGGAATCAACAGCAGCATTAATACAGAAAATGCTGTCGTTCAAGGCTCTCCGGCTTTCGATATCAACGAGTACCGCCGTGCTTATGTTCATTTCCGCAACCTTTCGAAGCACATCAAACGCTTAGACGAGATGGAAAAGGAAATAAAAGAGCTGAAAGAAAAACTTTCAGCTCAGCAGTAA
- a CDS encoding branched-chain amino acid aminotransferase — translation MINIDWKNLSFGYQKTDYNVRCYWRNGKWGKVEVSSSESINIHMAATCLHYGQEAFEGMKAFCCKDGKIRVFRWEENAKRLQRSAAGIMMQAVPLELFKEALEKVIKLNTAYIPPYGTGSSLYIRPLLIGSGAKVGVQPSDEYLFMIFVTPVGPYFKEGFKPVTAQIIRDYDRAAPLGTGTIKVGGNYAASLIAGQRAHDEGYSTALFLDAKEKKYIDEAGPANFFAIKGNKYITPKSASILPSITNMSLRTLAEDMGLVVEQRPVAVEELSDFDEVGACGTAAVISPLKKIQDRDTGKVYEYCKDGNAGPVSTKLYNRLRAIQYGEEPDKFGWNLVIEE, via the coding sequence ATGATAAATATTGACTGGAAAAATTTGTCATTCGGTTATCAAAAAACCGATTATAATGTACGCTGTTACTGGCGTAATGGAAAATGGGGAAAAGTGGAAGTTTCTTCCTCCGAATCAATTAATATTCATATGGCAGCCACTTGCCTGCATTATGGGCAGGAAGCATTTGAAGGCATGAAAGCCTTCTGTTGTAAAGATGGGAAAATTCGTGTTTTTCGCTGGGAGGAAAATGCAAAAAGGTTACAGCGTTCTGCTGCCGGAATAATGATGCAAGCCGTACCACTTGAACTTTTTAAAGAAGCTCTGGAAAAAGTTATTAAACTTAATACTGCTTATATTCCCCCATACGGAACAGGTTCTTCGTTATATATACGCCCCCTGCTGATTGGTAGCGGAGCAAAAGTGGGCGTTCAGCCTTCCGATGAATACTTGTTTATGATATTCGTTACGCCTGTCGGGCCTTATTTTAAAGAAGGATTTAAACCCGTTACTGCGCAAATTATCAGGGATTATGACCGTGCAGCCCCTCTGGGAACCGGAACTATAAAAGTGGGTGGAAATTATGCAGCAAGCCTTATAGCCGGTCAGCGAGCCCACGACGAAGGTTATTCCACAGCATTATTTCTCGATGCCAAAGAAAAGAAATACATTGATGAAGCCGGCCCGGCAAATTTCTTTGCTATAAAAGGCAATAAATATATCACTCCGAAATCGGCATCTATATTACCTTCCATTACAAATATGAGTTTACGTACTCTTGCTGAAGATATGGGCTTGGTGGTCGAACAACGGCCTGTTGCTGTCGAAGAACTCAGCGATTTCGACGAAGTGGGCGCCTGCGGCACCGCGGCAGTAATTTCGCCTCTGAAAAAGATACAGGACCGCGATACGGGAAAGGTTTACGAATATTGTAAAGACGGCAATGCCGGCCCGGTTTCCACAAAACTATATAACCGGTTACGCGCCATACAATACGGCGAAGAACCCGACAAGTTCGGATGGAACCTTGTAATTGAAGAGTAA
- the hcp gene encoding hydroxylamine reductase translates to MFCYQCQETAKGIGCTISGVCGKKEDVSNLQDLLIHILKGISLYSNEARKTDFDDSKINRFIIESLFTTITNANFDKEVFYKRVRKALEWRDLVKNHCISKNLDISHITHDSAVWSGTSEAEMEEKSKSVGILSYENEDIRSLVHLMLFGVKGMAAYAEHASNLGHENEEIHAFVQKALAESTRNDLTADYLISLVMETGKYGVEVMSLLDKANTGRYGNPEITKVNIGVKNNPGILISGHDLRDLEDLLDQTEGSGVDVYTHSEMLPAHYFPFFKKYKSFAGNYGNAWWKQREEFEPFNGPILFTTNCIVPPSANATYKDRVYTTGAAGFTGCKHIPDRENGGKKDFSEIIEHAKKCNPPTAIENGEIIGGFAHAQVIALADKVVEAVKSGSIRKFIVMAGCDGRMKDRDYYTQFAQKLPNDTIILTAGCAKYRYNKLPLGEINGIPRVLDAGQCNDSYSLAVIALKLKEVFNLNNINDLPIVYNIAWYEQKAVIVLLSLLYLGVKNIHLGPTLPAFLSPNVAKVLVENFNISGITTPDEDIKILLN, encoded by the coding sequence ATGTTTTGTTATCAGTGCCAGGAAACCGCAAAAGGTATAGGATGTACCATCAGCGGCGTATGTGGTAAAAAAGAAGATGTTTCGAATCTGCAGGATTTGCTGATTCACATTTTAAAGGGTATTTCGTTATACAGCAACGAAGCCCGTAAAACAGATTTTGATGATTCAAAAATCAACAGGTTTATAATAGAAAGCCTGTTTACAACCATCACAAATGCCAATTTCGACAAAGAGGTTTTCTACAAAAGAGTACGTAAGGCTCTGGAATGGAGAGATTTAGTAAAAAATCACTGCATTTCCAAAAACCTTGACATAAGTCATATCACACACGATAGTGCGGTATGGTCAGGAACTTCAGAAGCTGAAATGGAAGAAAAGTCAAAATCTGTTGGAATTTTATCATATGAAAATGAAGATATTCGTTCCCTTGTACACCTTATGCTTTTTGGTGTAAAAGGCATGGCAGCCTACGCTGAACATGCTTCAAACCTTGGCCATGAGAATGAAGAAATTCATGCATTTGTTCAGAAAGCTCTGGCTGAAAGCACACGCAACGACCTCACTGCTGATTACCTCATTTCGTTGGTAATGGAAACCGGTAAATACGGTGTTGAAGTAATGTCACTACTGGACAAAGCCAATACCGGACGTTATGGTAATCCGGAAATCACCAAAGTGAATATCGGCGTAAAAAATAATCCGGGCATTCTTATCAGCGGCCACGACTTACGCGATTTGGAAGACTTGCTTGACCAGACAGAAGGTAGTGGTGTCGATGTATATACCCATAGCGAAATGCTTCCCGCTCATTATTTTCCTTTCTTTAAAAAGTATAAATCGTTTGCAGGCAATTACGGCAACGCATGGTGGAAACAGCGCGAAGAATTTGAGCCTTTTAACGGCCCCATACTTTTCACCACAAACTGTATTGTTCCGCCATCGGCAAATGCCACTTACAAAGACCGTGTTTATACTACAGGAGCAGCTGGCTTTACCGGATGTAAACACATTCCCGACCGTGAAAACGGAGGAAAAAAAGATTTTTCTGAAATCATTGAGCATGCAAAAAAATGCAATCCACCTACCGCCATTGAAAATGGTGAGATTATTGGCGGGTTTGCCCATGCTCAGGTAATTGCTCTTGCCGATAAAGTGGTGGAAGCCGTGAAAAGCGGATCCATACGTAAATTCATCGTTATGGCCGGCTGCGACGGAAGAATGAAAGACAGGGATTATTATACTCAGTTTGCTCAAAAACTCCCCAATGATACTATTATCCTTACTGCGGGTTGTGCCAAATATCGATACAACAAACTTCCGCTTGGTGAAATCAATGGTATTCCAAGGGTATTGGATGCCGGGCAATGTAATGATTCTTATTCGTTAGCAGTGATTGCACTAAAACTAAAAGAAGTGTTTAATCTTAACAATATCAACGATTTACCCATAGTTTATAACATAGCATGGTACGAGCAAAAGGCAGTAATTGTTTTATTATCACTTCTTTACCTCGGTGTCAAAAATATTCATCTGGGGCCCACTCTTCCCGCTTTTCTGTCACCGAATGTTGCAAAAGTTTTGGTTGAGAACTTTAACATTTCAGGAATTACAACACCGGATGAAGATATCAAAATACTGCTGAACTAA
- a CDS encoding 4Fe-4S binding protein has translation MKRTIIKIDEDKCTGCGLCVSGCHEGALQIIDNKARLVSELFCDGLGACIGECPEGAITLEEREAEPYSEVQVMERIVKSGKSTILAHLRHLRDHNEKEYVKQAVLFLKEKNLFPELIDEFKMETHTQQHHHHHGGSCPGSKMVDFRAEKPVNNNSKVTVNSQLKQWPVQLHLLNPTAPYFRNADVLIAADCVAYAYGNFHNDLLKGKSLIIACPKLDSNLESYIEKIKIMIDEAKVNTITVVMMEVPCCGGMLQITKSALQQASRKVPLKAIYISIKGDVLKEEWI, from the coding sequence ATGAAAAGAACCATCATTAAAATTGACGAAGACAAATGTACTGGCTGTGGATTATGCGTAAGTGGCTGCCACGAAGGAGCCTTACAGATAATTGACAACAAAGCCCGTCTGGTAAGTGAATTGTTTTGTGACGGTCTGGGCGCTTGTATAGGTGAATGCCCAGAAGGAGCCATCACACTGGAGGAACGCGAAGCCGAACCTTACAGCGAAGTTCAGGTTATGGAACGCATCGTCAAATCGGGGAAGTCTACCATATTAGCTCACCTCAGGCATTTGCGCGACCATAACGAAAAAGAATATGTTAAACAGGCCGTGCTGTTTTTAAAAGAAAAAAATTTATTTCCAGAACTAATAGATGAATTTAAAATGGAAACACACACTCAACAACATCACCATCATCATGGCGGTAGCTGTCCGGGTTCAAAAATGGTGGATTTCAGAGCAGAAAAACCAGTAAACAACAATAGTAAAGTAACTGTAAACTCCCAACTGAAACAATGGCCTGTTCAACTTCATCTGCTGAATCCTACGGCGCCCTACTTCAGAAATGCCGATGTGTTGATTGCCGCTGACTGTGTAGCGTATGCTTACGGAAATTTTCACAATGATCTCCTGAAAGGAAAATCTCTTATCATTGCTTGCCCAAAACTTGACTCCAATCTGGAATCATACATTGAAAAAATCAAAATAATGATTGATGAAGCAAAAGTCAACACTATCACTGTTGTCATGATGGAAGTGCCTTGTTGCGGGGGAATGCTACAGATAACAAAATCTGCCCTGCAGCAGGCATCGCGCAAAGTACCTCTTAAAGCAATTTACATTAGTATAAAAGGGGATGTGCTGAAAGAAGAATGGATTTAA
- a CDS encoding Rrf2 family transcriptional regulator translates to MSQIVNISEAASIGIHVIVLIARSKNVNMNVKKLSELTGASKNHIAKVMQRLVKYNFVKSTRGPSGGFVLNKPPEEITLLNVYEALEGELTMTDCPYGHQICPFNDCIMGGVVHKVADELRNYFKNRKVSDMI, encoded by the coding sequence ATGTCACAGATAGTTAATATCTCCGAAGCGGCATCCATAGGCATACACGTCATTGTGCTTATCGCCCGTTCCAAAAACGTCAACATGAACGTGAAAAAATTATCCGAACTTACCGGAGCCTCAAAAAATCATATTGCCAAAGTGATGCAGCGTCTGGTGAAATACAACTTTGTGAAATCCACCCGCGGCCCTTCTGGTGGTTTTGTGCTCAACAAACCGCCCGAAGAGATCACCCTGCTAAATGTTTATGAAGCTCTGGAAGGAGAACTCACTATGACGGACTGCCCCTATGGACACCAGATATGCCCTTTCAATGACTGCATCATGGGAGGTGTGGTTCACAAGGTTGCTGATGAACTGCGCAACTATTTCAAAAACCGGAAAGTCAGTGATATGATATAA
- the cydB gene encoding cytochrome d ubiquinol oxidase subunit II: protein MFESCSYLFLQQYWWVIVSLLASLLVFLMFVQGGQTLFGSIATNEEEKTMLVNSTGRKWEFTFTTLVTFGGAMFAAFPKFYASSFGGAYWLWIAILFCFIIQAVSYEFRRKKGNFLGAKTYETFLYINGSLGVFLIGIAVGTFFTGSEFRLNDMNQVVWLNNTRGIEAIFNIQNVALGLSVFSLARVLGALYFINNIHDDNIYRKSRGQVLYNAIVFLIFFLAFLVMLLIKEGFAYDPESGIVSIEKYKYLNNFLEMPLVLIIFLLGVILVLLGISITIFGKSRKGIWFSGSGTVLAVFALMLAVGLNNTSFYPSFADLQSSLTIQNSSSSEYTLTAMSYVSLVVPFVILYIFFAWRAIDRKKIDKEDIENSEHKY, encoded by the coding sequence ATGTTTGAAAGCTGCTCATATCTTTTTTTACAGCAATACTGGTGGGTCATAGTTTCACTGTTAGCCTCTCTGTTGGTGTTTTTGATGTTTGTGCAGGGAGGGCAAACCCTGTTCGGAAGTATTGCAACCAATGAAGAAGAGAAAACGATGCTGGTAAATTCCACCGGCAGAAAATGGGAATTCACGTTCACCACGCTTGTAACTTTCGGCGGAGCTATGTTTGCAGCATTCCCGAAATTTTATGCCAGCAGTTTCGGTGGCGCATACTGGCTATGGATTGCTATATTGTTCTGTTTTATCATTCAGGCCGTGTCTTATGAGTTCAGAAGAAAAAAAGGAAATTTTCTTGGTGCAAAAACTTACGAAACCTTTTTATACATAAACGGCAGTCTGGGTGTTTTTTTAATAGGCATTGCTGTTGGCACATTCTTCACCGGCTCAGAATTCCGGCTTAACGATATGAACCAGGTGGTATGGCTTAACAACACACGCGGCATTGAAGCAATTTTTAACATTCAGAATGTAGCGCTGGGGTTGTCCGTTTTCTCGCTGGCAAGGGTGCTGGGAGCTTTATATTTTATTAACAACATCCACGACGATAATATTTACCGCAAGTCACGCGGACAGGTTTTATACAATGCCATTGTTTTCCTGATATTTTTCCTGGCATTTTTAGTGATGCTCCTTATTAAGGAAGGCTTTGCATATGACCCTGAAAGCGGAATCGTATCCATAGAAAAATACAAATATTTGAATAATTTCCTTGAAATGCCTTTGGTATTAATCATTTTCCTGCTCGGTGTTATCCTTGTATTGTTGGGTATTAGCATTACAATTTTTGGTAAAAGCAGAAAAGGGATTTGGTTCTCCGGAAGCGGAACAGTGCTGGCAGTATTTGCGCTGATGCTCGCAGTCGGACTGAACAATACATCCTTTTATCCATCCTTTGCCGACCTGCAAAGCTCTCTCACCATACAGAACAGCTCTTCAAGCGAATATACGCTGACAGCGATGAGCTATGTTTCGTTGGTTGTGCCTTTTGTTATACTTTATATCTTTTTTGCCTGGAGAGCCATCGACAGAAAAAAAATTGACAAAGAAGATATTGAAAACTCTGAACATAAATATTAA